Proteins co-encoded in one Papaver somniferum cultivar HN1 chromosome 5, ASM357369v1, whole genome shotgun sequence genomic window:
- the LOC113277790 gene encoding ubiquitin carboxyl-terminal hydrolase 12-like, whose product MASSVRFIWKIDNFSQLYLTNKEYQCSDVFSAAGAKWKVKIYPMGSGEVFDHLSVYLYREDSANSPVNVKYRLAITSQTNPANTKTVAGEKPFVSSTVAWGYLKFLPLSQLHDSSKGYLVNDTCEIVIEITRQIVADVKKCVKQEGKQPVKREEKHLLQAKPVVKQSNSGDSAITCICFSCVTTHKIAGVSKKPAKLEGKQSVKEDRKQSSRAKSVVKSNSRYSTTSCTWFSCVTRH is encoded by the exons ATGGCTTCATCAGTCAGATTCATTTGGAAGATCGATAACTTTTCTCAGTTGTACTTGACCAACAAAGAGTACCAATGCTCGGATGTTTTCAGTGCTGCCGGTGCTAAATG GAAGGTAAAGATTTATCCCATGGGAAGTGGGGAGGTGTTTGATCACTTATCAGTGTATCTTTACCGTGAGGACTCGGCCAATTCTCCGGTGAATGTCAAGTACAGGCTTGCAATTACTAGCCAAACTAATCCCGCAAACACGAAGACAGTTG CGGGTGAAAAACCATTTGTTTCATCTACTGTCGCATGGGGTTATTTGAAATTTTTGCCTCTTAGTCAACTGCACGACTCAAGCAAGGGATATCTCGTGAATGATACTTGCGAGATCGTAATCGAGATTACTCGTCAGATCGTTGCAGATGTCAAGAAGTGTgtcaaacaagaaggaaagcaACCtgttaaaagagaagaaaagcacTTATTGCAGGCCAAACCCGTTGTCAAGCAGTCCAATTCCGGGGATTCAGCCATCACTTGCATATGTTTTTCATGTGTGACTACTCATAAAATTGCTGGAGTTTCCAAGAAGCCTGCTAAACTAGAAGGAAAGCAGTCTGTTAAAGAAGATAGAAAGCAGTCATCGCGAGCCAAATCCGTTGTCAAGTCCAATTCGAGGTATTCCACCACCTCTTGCACATGGTTTTCGTGTGTGACTCGCCACTAG